The Citrifermentans bemidjiense Bem genome window below encodes:
- a CDS encoding substrate-binding domain-containing protein: MKRFAKMMSLFAALFVLTAVASVPSGWAAEKTVILATTTSTQDSGLLDVLLPMFEKQTGYFVKTISVGSGQAMKMGEKGEADVLLVHSPEAEKAFMAGGFGVNGKLVMHNDFILLGPAGDPAKIRGAKTAADALKAIAASNALFLSRGDNSGTHAKEKGLFKAAGINPEGQKWFQQTGLGMGETLNVAAEKKGYLLADRGTYLALNKKAHLGLEIMVQGEPKLLNIYHVIEVNPAKWPKVNSAGAKAFSDFIVSKKAQDVISTFGKKQFGSPLFFADAGKPE; encoded by the coding sequence ATGAAGCGTTTCGCCAAGATGATGTCCCTGTTCGCCGCACTCTTCGTGCTCACCGCCGTAGCCTCGGTCCCCTCCGGATGGGCCGCTGAAAAGACGGTGATTCTCGCCACCACCACCAGCACCCAGGATTCAGGGCTTCTGGACGTGCTGCTTCCCATGTTCGAAAAGCAGACCGGCTACTTCGTCAAGACCATTTCCGTCGGCAGCGGCCAGGCCATGAAGATGGGCGAGAAGGGGGAGGCCGACGTGCTGCTGGTCCACTCGCCTGAGGCTGAAAAGGCGTTCATGGCGGGCGGGTTCGGCGTGAACGGGAAGCTCGTCATGCACAACGACTTCATCCTCCTGGGACCTGCCGGCGACCCGGCGAAGATCCGCGGCGCCAAGACCGCCGCAGACGCCCTCAAGGCTATCGCAGCTTCCAATGCGCTCTTCCTCTCCAGGGGCGACAACTCCGGAACCCACGCCAAAGAGAAAGGCCTTTTCAAGGCGGCGGGGATCAACCCCGAAGGGCAGAAATGGTTCCAGCAGACCGGCCTCGGCATGGGCGAAACCCTGAACGTCGCCGCCGAGAAGAAGGGTTACCTCCTGGCCGACCGCGGCACCTACCTGGCGCTCAACAAGAAGGCGCACCTGGGCCTCGAGATCATGGTGCAGGGCGAGCCGAAGCTCCTCAACATCTACCACGTCATCGAAGTGAACCCCGCGAAGTGGCCCAAGGTGAACAGCGCAGGGGCGAAGGCTTTCTCCGACTTTATCGTCTCCAAGAAAGCCCAGGACGTCATCAGCACCTTCGGCAAAAAGCAGTTCGGTTCCCCGCTCTTCTTCGCCGATGCCGGCAAGCCTGAGTAA